Proteins found in one Primulina eburnea isolate SZY01 chromosome 16, ASM2296580v1, whole genome shotgun sequence genomic segment:
- the LOC140817096 gene encoding calreticulin-3-like, with product MLLYSSTKMAHKQLLLANLVTFGAVFLLISSSLAEIIFEERFEDGWQSRWVKSDWKRSEGKAGSFKHTAGKWNGDPDDKGIQTAIDARHTAISAKIPEFDNKNRTLVVQYSIRFEQDIECGGGYLKLLSGYVNQKKFGGDTPYSLMFGPDICGTQTKKLHVILSYQGQNYPIKKDLQCETDKLTHFYTFILRPDATYSILIDGRERESGSMYTDWDILPPRKIKEVTAKRPADWDDREYIEDPNDVKPEGYDSIPREIPDPKAKKPADWDEEDDGIWKATKIPNPAYKGPWKPKKIKNPNYKGKWKIPWIDNPDFEDDPDLYVLKPIKYVGIEVWQVKAGSVYDNILVCDDPEYAKKVVEEVFSNREIEKEAFEEAEKVRKAKEDEEAQRAREEGEKRRRERGHDRGYRDKERYRDRYRKHRHDYMDDYHDEL from the exons ATGCTGCTTTACTCATCCACCAAAATGGCGCATAAGCAGCTATTATTAGCAAATTTGGTTACGTTTGGAGCCGTATTTCTACTCATTAGCTCTTCGTTGGCTGAAATCATATTTGAGGAGCGTTTTGAAG ATGGGTGGCAGAGTAGGTGGGTGAAGTCGGATTGGAAGAGGAGTGAAGGAAAAGCTGGTTCTTTTAAGCACACTGCTGGGAAGTGGAACGGTGATCCTGATGATAAAG GTATTCAAACCGCGATTGACGCTAGGCATACTGCCATATCGGCTAAGATACCTGAATTCGACAATAAGAATAGAACCCTGGTTGTTCAATATTCCATTAGATTTGAGCAGGACATAGAATGCGGTGGAGGCTACTTGAAGCTTCTTTCTGGTTATGTTAACCAAAAGAAATTTGGTGGTGACACACCTTACAG TTTAATGTTTGGACCTGATATCTGTGGCACGCAGACGAAGAAACTTCATGTCATACTTTCCTATCAGGGTCAAAATTACCCCATCAAGAAGGATCTGCAATGCGAAACAGACAAATTAACCCATTTTTACACATTCATTCTTCGACCCGATGCAACATATAGCATCCTGATTGATGGTCGAGAAAGAGAATCTGGAAGCATGTATACGGACTGGGACATCCTACCTCCAAGAAAAATTAAAGAAGTGACGGCAAAAAGG CCTGCAGATTGGGATGATAGGGAATATATTGAAGATCCAAATGATGTCAAACCTGAG GGATATGATTCCATTCCTCGGGAGATACCTGATCCAAAGGCAAAGAAG CCAGCTGACTGGGATGAAGAAGACGATGGAATATGGAAAGCGACAAAAATTCCAAATCCTGCATACAAGGGACCGTGGAAGCCTAAG AAAATCAAGAATCCTAATTATAAAGGAAAGTGGAAGATCCCTTGGATTGATAATCCTG ATTTTGAAGATGATCCTGATCTATATGTTCTAAAGCCCATCAAGTATGTTGGGATCGAAGTTTGGCAG GTGAAGGCAGGATCTGTTTATGACAACATTTTAGTTTGTGATGATCCTGAATATGCAAAGAAAGTAGTTGAGGAAGTATTTTCCAACAGGGAG ATTGAAAAAGAAGCCTTTGAAGAAGCAGAAAAAGTGAGAAAAGCTAAAGAAGACGAG GAAGCTCAAAGAGCGAGAGAGGAAGGTGAAAAAAGGAGAAGAGAAAGAGGTCATGATCGAGGGTATCGTGACAAGGAACGCTACAGAGACAGATACAGGAAG CATCGTCACGATTACATGGACGATTACCAT GACGAACTTTGA
- the LOC140817097 gene encoding uncharacterized protein, translating to MKSILLSMILFLSITTSSGFQSDELLLDDEEFGLEGGRSPDPVGATRPGYTPPSTRKRSMDSSSDLDSKIQFTLEHAFGESEFSPAGTFSARLKTWSHGGVTLTKLRFTRDIFTDTHKVHFKRLLEEDDFYRIRLPSSVLNTPERDYVLSSVKARCLVRDTLDEHFVIHMEGVNIVAVNYGSPGSCQYPRLLKLPSKWSFKSHTVLKSSDMAPRTPVFTEAAAVGEDGQGEEMKPPERSFWAKYWMYLIPLGLIAMNAMTQAMNMPEEQANGQPASQQAIAGRGQAAAVRRR from the exons ATGAAATCAATCTTGCTATCCATGATTCTCTTCCTGTCGATTACGACGTCGTCTGGGTTCCAATCCGATGAGCTTCTCTTAGACGACGAAGAGTTTGGGCTCGAGGGCGGCCGATCTCCTGACCCGGTTGGCGCCACCCGACCTGGTTATACGCCCCCTTCTACCCGCAAGCGATCGATGGATTCCAGTTCGGATCTGGACTCCAAAATCCAGTTCACCCTCGAGCACGCCTTTGGGGAGTCCGAGTTCTCACCCGCAGGAACTTTCTCGGCTCGCCTCAAGACGTGGTCGCATGGTGGCGTG ACGCTCACAAAGCTTCGGTTCACGAGGGACATCTTCACTGATACACATAAAGTGCATTTCAAA AGACTTTTGGAAGAAGACGACTTTTATAGGATAAGATTACCATCTAGTGTGCTGAACACTCCTGAAAGAGACTATGTTCTCTCATCTGTTAAGGCG AGATGTCTTGTTCGGGATACATTGGATGAGCATTTTGTCATACACATG GAAGGTGTGAATATAGTGGCTGTTAATTATGGCTCTCCTGGATCGTGCCAATATCCCCGCCTATTGAAATTG CCTTCAAAATGGTCTTTTAAGTCTCATACGGTCTTGAAGAGCAGTGATATGGCCCCTAG GACTCCGGTATTTACAGAAGCAGCAGCTGTTGGTGAAGATGGACAAGGTGAAGAAATGAAGCCACCAGAGAGGTCCTTCTGGGCTAAATAC TGGATGTACTTGATCCCTCTTGGGCTCATCGCCATGAATGCCATGACTCAAGCCATGAACATGCCCGAGGAACAAGCTAATGGGCAACCTGCCTCACAGCAGGCGATTGCCGGACGGGGTCAGGCCGCTGCAGTGCGAAGAAGATGA
- the LOC140816465 gene encoding membrane-associated protein VIPP1, chloroplastic-like, with the protein MASSTVTPPAPSYNQVAVCVKVTALGFRPAFFGHGVGTPKYSGIRLCYSVKPSHGMGALGTQMNLFDRIARVVKSYANAIISTFEDPEKILEQAVLEMNDDLIKMRQATAQVLASQKQLENRYKAAQQASEDWYRRAQLALGKGDEDLAREALKRRKSYADNATALKTQLDQQKSVVDNLVSNTRLLENKIQEARSKKDTLKARAQSAKTATKVSEMLGNVNTSSALSAFEKMEEKVMAMEAQSEALNQLTSDELEGKFAMLETSSVDDDLASLKKQVSGSTKKGELPAGRTSISTSSAFKFQDPEIEKELNELRQKANDY; encoded by the exons ATGGCTTCTTCTACGGTTACTCCCCCTGCTCCCTCCTACAATCAAGTGGCAGTTTGCGTGAAAGTAACCGCTCTCGGCTTCAGACCAGCCTTCTTTGGCCATGGAG TGGGTACTCCAAAATATTCTGGAATACGATTATGTTACTCTGTGAAACCTAGTCATGGAATGGGTGCTCTTGGTACTCAAATGAACCTCTTTGATCGGATTGCTAGAGTTGTTAAG TCCTATGCAAATGCAATCATAAGCACATTTGAGGACCCTGAGAAAATACTGGAACAAGCTGTACTTGAAATGAATGATGATTTGATTAAAATGCGTCAGGCTACAGCACAA GTTTTGGCTTCTCAGAAGCAGTTAGAGAACAGATATAAAGCTGCACAGCAAGCTTCTGAAGATTG GTACCGGAGAGCACAACTTGCTCTTGGGAAGGGTGATGAGGATCTTGCTCGTGAAGCTCTCAAACGAAGAAAATCTTACGCC GACAATGCAACTGCTTTGAAAACTCAGCTTGATCAGCAGAAAAGTGTAGTCGATAACCTTGTTTCAAATACACGG CTGCTAGAAAACAAAATACAGGAAGCTAGGTCTAAGAAAGATACACTAAAAGCACGAGCTCAGTCTGCCAA AACTGCAACTAAAGTGAGTGAAATGTTGGGAAATGTAAATACAAGCAGTGCTTTGTCAGCTTTTGAAAAGATGGAGGAAAAAG TTATGGCAATGGAAGCTCAGTCGGAAGCACTTAATCAGTTAACAAGTGATGAACTTGAAGGAAAG TTTGCTATGCTTGAGACTTCTTCAGTTGATGATGATCTTGCCTCCTTGAAGAAACAAGTATCTGGAAGCACAAAG AAGGGAGAGCTTCCAGCAGGGAGGACATCTATCAGCACGAGCTCTGCATTCAAGTTTCAAGATCCTGAAATCGAAAAGGAACTGAACGAGTTAAGGCAAAAGGCCAATGACTACTAG
- the LOC140815966 gene encoding thioredoxin F1, chloroplastic-like, with translation MALQFYSASALSSLALNPVSHKIISGQPVVCVAGDYRRAVMRTERRLRVGSRVKASLDAAAAVAEVGRVTEVGLHTFWPIVEAAGTKVVVVDMYTQWCGPCKVMAPKFQQLSEKYDDVIFLKLDCNQDNKPLSKELGIKVVPTFKILKDSKIVKEVTGAKYDDLVLAIENARSS, from the exons ATGGCTTTGCAGTTCTACAGTGCGTCAGCGTTGAGTTCATTGGCGCTAAATCCGGTGTCCCACAAGATCATTTCGGGCCAACCTGTGGTCTGCGTTGCAGGTGATTACCGCCGGGCGGTGATGAGGACGGAGAGGCGGCTGAGAGTGGGGTCTCGGGTCAAGGCGAGCTTGGACGCCGCGGCCGCGGTGGCGGAGGTGGGGAGAGTCACTGAGGTCGGTTTGCATACCTTCTGGCCCATCGTGGAAGCAGCTGGCACTAAGGTTGTAGTCGTCGATATGTACACTCAGTG GTGTGGTCCATGTAAGGTGATGGCgccaaaatttcaacaattgtCTGAAAAATATGATGATGTTATCTTCTTAAAGCTCGACTGCAACCAAGATAACAAG CCTCTGTCAAAGGAACTAGGGATTAAGGTGGTTCCTACATTCAAGATATTGAAGGATAGCAAGATTGTAAAAGAAGTTACTGGAGCCAAATATGATGATTTAGTCCTCGCCATTGAGAATgcaagaagcagctag
- the LOC140817100 gene encoding probable carboxylesterase 18, whose product MATPEEAVAKLSIPIKTRIALFILNGITDFSCRPDGTVNRRVFHILDYCGIRVPPNPNPRNGVKTSDVTVDSSRGLWFRLFVPTTTQHSQNLPVIVFFHGGGFVYLTPDFHGYDAVCRRFAREVSAVVVSVNYRLAPEHRYPAQYDDGFDVLEFLDKEKDRILPPNADLSRCFLAGDSAGGNLAHHVAVRACRSEFTHLKVIGIVAIQPFFGGEERTKAETELAEVDLLVSVKRTDWMWKAFLPEGGGMDRDHEVINVSGPNAADISKLDFPATMVVVAGFDSLKDWQKKYYEWLKRSGKEAYLLEYPTMIHAFYIFPEIPESKQLVSQARQFILRQCSKLNVE is encoded by the exons ATGGCGACCCCGGAAGAAGCTGTGGCGAAGCTCTCGATTCCTATCAAAACCCGCATCGCCCTCTTCATACTCAACGGCATCACCGACTTCTCCTGCCGCCCCGACGGCACCGTCAACCGCCGCGTCTTCCACATCCTCGATTACTGCGGGATCAGGGTGCCTCCGAATCCTAACCCCCGCAACGGCGTCAAGACCTCTGACGTCACCGTCGACTCCTCCCGCGGCCTCTGGTTCCGCCTCTTCGTCCCTACTACTACTCAACACTCTCAGAATCTCCCGGTCATCGTTTTCTTCCACGGAGGGGGGTTCGTGTACCTGACCCCTGATTTCCACGGCTACGATGCCGTATGTCGTCGTTTCGCTCGCGAGGTCTCCGCCGTTGTTGTCTCAGTGAACTACCGGCTGGCTCCGGAGCACCGCTACCCGGCGCAATACGATGACGGCTTCGACGTCCTGGAATTCCTTGACAAGGAGAAGGATCGTATCCTGCCACCGAATGCTGACTTGTCGAGGTGTTTCCTCGCCGGAGACAGTGCCGGAGGGAATCTAGCCCACCACGTGGCCGTCCGAGCGTGTCGCTCAGAGTTCACGCACCTCAAG GTGATCGGAATTGTGGCCATCCAGCCGTTTTTCGGCGGAGAGGAACGCACCAAAGCAGAGACAGAGCTAGCGGAAGTCGACCTACTCGTATCGGTTAAACGAACAGATTGGATGTGGAAAGCATTTCTACCAGAGGGGGGAGGCATGGACCGAGACCACGAAGTGATCAACGTGAGcggcccaaacgcagcggacaTCTCCAAGTTAGATTTCCCGGCGACAATGGTGGTGGTGGCGGGATTCGACTCGCTCAAAGATTGGCAGAAAAAGTATTACGAGTGGCTCAAGAGATCCGGGAAAGAAGCATATTTGCTGGAGTACCCGACCATGATTCATGCCTTTTACATTTTTCCCGAGATTCCTGAATCTAAGCAGCTTGTATCCCAAGCCCGCCAGTTCATTCTTAGGCAGTGTTCCAAGCTTAATGTTGAGTAA